In the Salvia miltiorrhiza cultivar Shanhuang (shh) chromosome 8, IMPLAD_Smil_shh, whole genome shotgun sequence genome, CcctttatatatctatatatataaatatttcccaattaattttatttgcattaatatttatatattttaattttatttttaaattaaatttctatatattaattatctaatttaataaaataaattaaatttaaaattataaataataattaaaattactaaGATTAAATCATATTCTGTTTAcaaaccaatatatatatatatatatatatatattaaatttacaaagcaatatatatattttacgtAACATACATATTCAAAGGAGAAaagcaaaataattaaaatgggaACACCAATATTGGGCAATATTGGGCTGAAAACAGAAAATTGAAGGAATGGGGCCCACGCCTGGGACCCGCTGTGTCAGCAAAAACTGGTTCCCAGTTCGCAACCAGTTTCTCCATTTCTTTTTGAAAACCAGTTTCTTTTTCTCCCAATGGTAGTTCTCAATTTTGGAAACTGATTTTTTCAACCGAAGGTAATATTGCGGACCTCATCATTTCCATACACTATCTCTATCTCTATCCTCAATATAAATGAGTTGGATTATTTACTCGTCAAAAATATCTATTCTTTTCCCCTTTTATGCAAAATCAATAGATTGTACGTCTATGTACAACATGAGCAGCCAACCGCAATATCAACCATTAAAGCCACGCCACATCAGCTACCACCACCGGGCCCCACCAGCACAATACGGCCAGAACACCCACACATAATTTGGTTTCTGAGCAATCCAATAGATTCCAGCTGTCACCCACTCACTTTCCACCTCGAAAAAAAGCGCTGGCCTCTGCACCAATCCGCACTCGCCACGTCATCCCAACTCATTTTGTAGAAGCTCTCGGCCTCCTATGGGACCTACCCAGCCTCATCGCGAGGGACTCCAGCACGCGCCACGTGGCGTCGCCCTCCAGCATTGGCACATTGAACAGTAGGGCCCTCCTCACCGACGGGTCCCACAGGTTCCTTTGGATCGCCGTCAGGTTGGTCGCCGCGACGCGCTCGAGGACCTCTCCGAGCGTATCCACGGCGCCCTCCGCCACCGTCAGAGATATATCCGCCCACGGCACGGCGGCGGGGAAGGGCAACTGGATGCCGTCGGCGATGATGACCGGAACGCAGCCCAGCGCCACCGACTCCACCAGCCTGGGGCTCCACGGGGCCCACCCCAATGGACACAAGCAAAACTTTGACCGCACAATCTCCGACTGGTAACCGGCGAAACGCTGCCTCCGTAGGTAGAACCGCCGGTCGCCGCCGTACCTCCGCCATATTGCAGTCCGCACCCGCCTGCGATCGAAAGAGTGCTTCAAAATTCAGATGAAAAATGAATGTAAGTAACAAAATTTAGCGTATGATTATGAATAATTCTCACTTGCTGTAGAAACGACCGCTGACATTTTTAGGGTTCACTTCCATTTTGCCCCTGAAGAAGGCGAAGATATCGCGGCGGCCGGTCAACGGAGACTCCTCAAGCGTTGACCGTACACTTTCCGGCGATATATACGGCGGAATCACCACGTGTTCCACATCCCGGCATGGATGCTCGTATTTCACCCCGAAAGTCTGCAACACAATCGAGTTTTTCAAGAATTTCGGCACTCCGTCTGCAATCGCCACATCCTCCTACAAATTCACATCAAGGAAAAggaaattaacaaaaaaagtatatttttcaagaagttgaagaaagaaaaagaatttcaTATATACATAATTACATACCAATGTGTGAAAGCAAGAACCGAAATCATGGGACGCGACGAAAACATGGTCGGCGCCGCGGCTGCGGTTCCAAAACGGGAGCTGCGAGGAAACGAGATGGATGGCGGCGGCGATGAGGGAGCGGGCGTGGCCGATGGCGGGGAAGCCATTAACGGTGCTGAAGTTGCAGGAGACGTAGACGGGGACGAAGAAGAAGTGGGCTTCCCATGGATCGAACGTCCGAACGTCGCTGCTCAGCAAGGCCCGGTGGACGGCCACCTCCGCCGCGAATAAATGGGTGCTGCACCGCTCGTTGGCGAGCCAGTCGGCGTTGTATTTCGACGGCAATTCGTAGACGTATACTTTCATTCCGTTGAATAGCCCCGCGCCGTGGGTTTCGTGGAGGGAGGAGTTGAATGTTTCTTCGATGATGAGAGCGCGGGAAGCTTCGTTTTGCGCAACGGTTGTTCTTGAAATGGAGGAAGAGGGTTTGTGGCGAGTGATGAGGAAAGAGGAGAAGAAATAGAAAGAAATGGAAAACCAAAGAATCCATTTGAAATATCTGTAGCAGAAGAAGCCTTTCTCTTGGTTCCTGCTGCTTCTTGCTCCATGGAAAAGCCTCATCTCCTCACGTACAattcctctctccctctctctctctttgttttaagagagagagagagaggaagctAGGAGGCAGTGGTTGAAATGGGGTTTTCTGTGTTTGGTTTAAGCTGGGGGGAGTGGAAATCAAGAAACAAGAGATGTGTGATGGGATTTGTTGGGAGTTCGTTTTTGCTTCAAGAGAAATAGAGCGTGAAAGTGAACTTTATTATAAAAAGGTGAAAATCTCATTCattgtaatttatatacttGTGCACTACTCCATGTTAATATTACTGATAATCGTGAATATTACATATGAGTGACATTCTCGTTGTCGTGTTATTAAGAACAAAAAGtttgtccccttgggatggcctagtggatGAGGTAGTTGTCtattgtccaagaggtcacaggttcgagtactctcggccactaTTACCACCATAGGTGGGGTGTGTGAGTGGTttgtagtattatttatttagaaatttcataaaaaaaaataacaaaaagttTCTACAATTGTTCACATATATTCTGGATGAGGAGCAGATCAAATCGATAATAGAGCGTTTGTCTCGGTCTTGTCACCTATATTAGCCATAgttagataattttaatccGACGTGATCTTAATTTTAATACTAGTATTTGTAAGAAAATGACATTGTATCAGTTTAGACCATTGTATAGTTCAAGTTGCAATACAATATAATTGCCTTTGGATGTGTAATGCGTTAGGCTGCATTTGTTTAACTTTGagcgaaaatttaaaatgtccaATATCATCTTTTATAAACACAAGCTTTCTATGTTTTATCCATTCTTTAAATACTTATGTTGATGAATTTGTTGGTTTTTTATGAAAGTCTTTAATATATTTGATTGATTTGATAGCTATCAGCCataaatttgtaaaaaaaaattgataaagaCAAAAATTTGATTACTAGTATCAATCAAAAGTACATCTAACTGATGGATGACTAGATCTTCTGACCATTCGAGCGGgttgttaaaattgaagaaaaaatagtaGTATTACCATTTTATGATGCCGAAGATGGTGCATGCAGCCTCCGCCCCATGCccattattaatttttggataTGACTATATAGTTCAAAATTGTCAATTATACTATAATGCAGGTTGACGATAATAGATTTACAATTATGCAAATGCAAGTATGCAATAATGACGAATGGAATAATTCAAGAATCAGCAACAACTCTACTAACTTAAGATCGAGCTTCATTACTTCCTCAACAATGCACTAATTAATTGTTCTAGTGGAGCAACCTATAAATGAATTATTGTAAGGGgagaaaaaattaaatgtaCCAGAAATAACTGTCcatttaattaaggagttgaATCTTCTTGAGTCTTTTTGTTAACTAGCAGGAAGAACGTGCGATGCACGTTGAACACGTTTGAATTTtactatgtaaataaaaaaaggaaCCAATGCAAttattaatgattaaatttaaaagtaataaagtaatattcatatttctaaataaaaatgcaaaaaaatctATGAAAAACATCCTAAATTATCTAAGTAAGGAGTAAGACGAATTTTAAatcttttcttgtttgattttgacgaTTGGGGATCTCTTCTTGTTATTTTTGGTTTGCAAAATGCTGTTCAGCGGCAGATCGTCGTCACTTGTAATGTCAATGTAGTCATCAAACTTTTTCTTGGTTatccttctttttttcttttgcgatTCTGTGGGCTGCAACTCCATCgtagtttttttctttctagacggaattttcttttttgatttctCGGGTGAATGTTTCTTTTCCTCCACTTCAGTCGGCTCTTCTTCAATATCTCCAACATCGATGCTTTCCATTTGTTCCATTTTTTCGATTGCATTTGCTACGATATTGAGATTTCCTCGTTGATCAAATTTTATAGACTTGAGCATCGTCATGAAGCGCATTTCTGTGTACACTTGTGTGCTTAGTCGTCTATAGTATGTGGATTCTGTTTCACCctgtgaaaatatataattgttataattatgtaatatcgaattttgtaatattaacaatttaaattatagtaagtgATTAAGTAAGAAATCATAATTTACCTCTTTGATTGAAGAAAGATATTCATCCACAGAGCATCCTACATATACCTCTGCCACTTGACCGAATAATGTAATACGTGCATTGCAGTCGCCTTGTATAACATTTATTGTGATTCTGTATCtagaattatataaaatgataaaaattagtatatttttgttattgtgTCATTAACTAATTATGAATTGGtagtaattttgaatttgatatgtACCTGGGCGACGTCTCAAGAACTTCTTCATTGCATTTTTTGCATATTGCACTCTCATCAATTTTGGAGAAAGATGTGTTGCAATTTTTACAAGAATCATACCATATTGTTGctttattttcaactttgtcgATAATTCCCGTAAAACAATACGAAACACCctaatatatgataaaaaaaaataataatattatagaaATAATCGATTATGTACTTTTGAAATGcatcattaattatttaaatatcgTACCTCTGATAATAAATGTTGATTGTCTCTGAGATCTTTAAGAGTGACTTCCTttgcttgttttattttttgtgccATTGCTAATTTAGCAATTGCTAATGcatcatcatcaacatcagaACACCtgcatataatattaaatgatatgtttgaatttttttaaaactatataatttatttattttttgatacgTACGATTGGATCGGCTGGATCTCTTTGCATGTTGGTGTAATTTGCAAGACGGATTTCATTGTATTTTGCAAGAGTATACCAcctaaataatatatatataagtagtttacaaataaaaaaatgaagtattattttaagaaaatatatataatatgtttgtTACCAAATTTCCTTTTTGCGACGACATAGGAAATTGCAACAGTTGGCTTGCCTCCAGTTATTTGTTCAAGGTCATGTCCTTCATTTTTCGCCATATCTTCCCATAAAGATATCTCTACAAGTTCAGATCTACGAGAAATATTGAGTAAATTCAAATATAGTTATTTTTCTAAGGTTATGAACAAATTATAGTATATGCatgaaacattaaataaaaataacatatgcctatatatatatatatatatatatatatatatatgcattggaaattgaaagatggatgtaaataataaataaagaacTTACTTTTTGTTCATGAGAGTTATGTTTCTCACAGCCTTGTTCACTCCTTTGATAGGAATCTGTTGACTTTTTTGTACTTGTACTAACATTCCAGAAATATCTgtgacaatttttttgtttttatttatataattatatatttagagTTTAATGTATGTTTTATTTGAAGGAATATTTTAAACTAATTTCACTTACCAAACTCTTCTTCCTTGTCAAGCTTTTGTTCCACATCGTTGAACTCCACAAAATTATATGGTATTTTATACTCTATCTCGTCGAATGCTTCCTTTATATCAGAGTATCTATTGAGTATGATCTCTTTTTCTCTATGGATGCTTGGATACATAGTATTAACGTTTCTAACCTCTCCATTAGAGATTAAATACGTTTTGTTGGATTCAAACTTTTTTCCAAATTTGCTTATTTCATTATTGAACATTGTCGCTCCAATTTGGACACCCTGCAAATTGAgtgataaatatataaattgtaaaaattaaagttataattaaatttgtgaCTTACCTCTTTGTCAACCATTATCAATTTCCAgatttttgtgcttaaattagGTCCACAATTTACTTCGTGGCCTATTCTCAAAGCCTTCAATGCAATTGTAAATGATCTTTCATTTACTTGCAGAGTTTCGATTGTCGTCATTGTTGAATATTATATATcctacaataaaaataataaaattatgtatataacATCTCATTTAACGTAATATAACGcgacaataataaataataataaacaaacaacaacaaaaaggaatgttaataataattataagtataactctaatcaaataaatataaacatattgaTATGGCAGCAAAACAATTATATCattgtattttatcaaagccTAACTATCTATCACCAATTATTTATTCACTTTTAatctgtattttattttatcagtgtatttacgtatttatttattttagtgttCTATATATGAActtaaaaactaataattaacTTAGGGTTTGGCTtatgttttagcctaaattacAATTCACACGTATTCATGCTAATCTTAAATTATAAAGATAAAGAAATCAATGCTTAGATATGCAGGTAAGCACGAATTCATTACGGATAAATAAATGCACACATTCATAGACCTCTAAAATTCGATCAAATATTAAGCatgaagaaaatcaaagaaataacttCAAGATAGGGAAAAGTTTTCTCTCAGTAAATTCGTCGAACACGTAAGAGTCAGAAGGAAGAAACTAATTTTTCTAGAACTATGAATGATAGAACTTACCAAGAATTCGTTCAATCGCAGAAGATAAACAAAAACGCAGCAGAGAAAGAAAATTAGAGGCGGATATGTTGTAATTTGATTttgtacaaaaaaattatacaccATTATATAATGTGGATTCGAAAGTTTGATTCCTATTACAATTCTAATTCTAAATATTGTAGATTTCTATAACAAGTCATTGatctattaaattatttttatccttattCTAACCATATTTGAATTACTGTCTAACTCGGTTATACTACTAACTTttgggtgaaaattgcaattctTAATCAACTCGGTTATACACCATGACccctttatttttgttttttgtttttttaaatattgcAACATCATATTAGAATTTCAATGAGACAAAATAATTTCctcatattaaaaaaatgtatattaaaagcaacaaatattttaaaaattaacaatGCATATTGCTATCTCGAAAACAACATAGACAATTAAAATGATGAAATTCCAGTTGCGTACCGAGTGTCTTGAACACAATGCGAATCATCAATTGCATCTTTctgattcttcatgattttgttGTCCTGTTAAACAcgtaaatataatattattaatgcaaaATAACatcatataaattaaattttaaattaaataattacctGCGATCAAAACTTGAGTGTAGACAACATTTTTCGTCAACATTTTTTGTCTTGTATCTGTTGTGTTTGGCTTAATCAACACTTTAGTAGTAGACATTGAAGTTCCTCGTGATAGAGCAACATATAATTGTCCGTGAGAAAATACCGGAGAAGGCAAATATACACCAACATTTGGTATAGTTTGTCCTTGAGCTTTGTTTATTGTCATTGCAAAACAAAGTCTGATTGGAAATTGTTTTCGTCTAAACTGAAAAGGATATCCTTCATTTTCAGCTGGTGAAAGAGGAATTCTTGGAATGAAGACATGCTTTCCCATATGTTGGCCAAGCATTATCTCTGCGTTTATGACGTTGCCCTTAAAGTCTCTGCACACCATTCTCGTGCCATTACACAGACCATTTGATGGATCTAAATTCCTTAAAAGAATTATTGGACAATTTTTCTTCAAGACCAACTTATGTGGAGGTAATCCATTTGGAGTCAAAGAGTTCAAAAAATCGACGTCATAGTTTATGTTTGTCTGGTCAATAGCTTCATCAAAACTGTTGAAAATTTGTTCTTCTCCAGGAAACATGGATATCAACTTATCATTCAGCTTATCCACATGCTCATTTTTTGGCGTTAATATTGCTCGATTCGTCATGTACTCCGC is a window encoding:
- the LOC131000097 gene encoding replication protein A 70 kDa DNA-binding subunit D-like — protein: MFNNEISKFGKKFESNKTYLISNGEVRNVNTMYPSIHREKEIILNRYSDIKEAFDEIEYKIPYNFVEFNDVEQKLDKEEEFDISGMLVQVQKSQQIPIKGVNKAVRNITLMNKKSELVEISLWEDMAKNEGHDLEQITGGKPTVAISYVVAKRKFGGILLQNTMKSVLQITPTCKEIQPIQSCSDVDDDALAIAKLAMAQKIKQAKEVTLKDLRDNQHLLSEGVSYCFTGIIDKVENKATIWYDSCKNCNTSFSKIDESAICKKCNEEVLETSPRYRITINVIQGDCNARITLFGQVAEVYVGCSVDEYLSSIKEGETESTYYRRLSTQVYTEMRFMTMLKSIKFDQRGNLNIVANAIEKMEQMESIDVGDIEEEPTEVEEKKHSPEKSKKKIPSRKKKTTMELQPTESQKKKRRITKKKFDDYIDITSDDDLPLNSILQTKNNKKRSPIVKIKQEKI
- the LOC131000096 gene encoding probable glucuronoxylan glucuronosyltransferase IRX7, which encodes MRLFHGARSSRNQEKGFFCYRYFKWILWFSISFYFFSSFLITRHKPSSSISRTTVAQNEASRALIIEETFNSSLHETHGAGLFNGMKVYVYELPSKYNADWLANERCSTHLFAAEVAVHRALLSSDVRTFDPWEAHFFFVPVYVSCNFSTVNGFPAIGHARSLIAAAIHLVSSQLPFWNRSRGADHVFVASHDFGSCFHTLEDVAIADGVPKFLKNSIVLQTFGVKYEHPCRDVEHVVIPPYISPESVRSTLEESPLTGRRDIFAFFRGKMEVNPKNVSGRFYSKRVRTAIWRRYGGDRRFYLRRQRFAGYQSEIVRSKFCLCPLGWAPWSPRLVESVALGCVPVIIADGIQLPFPAAVPWADISLTVAEGAVDTLGEVLERVAATNLTAIQRNLWDPSVRRALLFNVPMLEGDATWRVLESLAMRLGRSHRRPRASTK